The Vicia villosa cultivar HV-30 ecotype Madison, WI linkage group LG1, Vvil1.0, whole genome shotgun sequence genome includes a region encoding these proteins:
- the LOC131652645 gene encoding uncharacterized protein LOC131652645, translated as MTESTYPNLLENYQDVAYLQGKAILASTIEVVDKINHYILDLIQGEEKEYLSFDSIDRSDTSYTEAYEVLTPEFLSKLRTSGLPNHRIKLKVGTPIMLMRNMDQADGLCNGTRLIVTRLANHVIEARIMSGKNIGNLFYIPRMSMSPSDSPWPFKLIRRQFPIIVSYAMTINKSQGQSLDRVGLYLPTPVFSHGQLLLLFVGFFIGGVQLSNLIHVLVVFLYLHVE; from the exons atgacagaaagcACGTATCCTAATTTGTTGGAAAATTACCAAGATGTTGCGTATTTGCAAGGAAAAGCAATTCTTGCCTCAACCATTGAAGTTGTGGACAAAATCAATCATTATATATTGGACCTAATACAAG GAGAAGAGAAAGAGTATCTGAGTTTCGATTCAATTGATAGAAGTGATACAAGTTATACTGAAGCGTATGAAGTTCTAACTCCAGAATTCCTTAGTAAACTAAGAACATCAGGACTTCCAAATCATAGGATCAAATTGAAGGTTGGCACCCCTATTATGCTAATGAGGAATATGGACCAAGCTGATGGATTATGCAATGGAACAAGGTTAATTGTCACAAGGTTAGCAAATCATGTCATTGAGGCAAGAATTATGTCTGGAAAGAACATAGGTAatcttttttatattcctcgaatGTCTATGTCACCTTCTGATTCACCGTGGCCCTTTAAGTTGATTAGGAGACAATTTCCGATAATTGTATCTTATGCAATGACAATTAATAAATCCCAAGGCCAGTCCCTTGATCGTGTCGGATTGTATTTGCCTACTCCTGTTTTTAGTCATGGACAGTT GTTATTGTTATTTGTTGGTTTCTTCATAGGTGGAGTTCAACTATCAAATTTGATCCATGTACTGGTTGTTTTTCTCTATTTACATGTGGAATGA